The following proteins come from a genomic window of Apium graveolens cultivar Ventura unplaced genomic scaffold, ASM990537v1 ctg4810, whole genome shotgun sequence:
- the LOC141702238 gene encoding tetrahydroberberine oxidase-like: MKALFSYSLLSFLVSILLFLYCAEMSGQASYIAFLQCLNDQSDHLYPISELLFTPENSSYTSILQLGLRNLRFTSPEFLKPLVIVTPVHESQIQSVVNCAREHRVHIRIRCGGHDFEGLSYTIRVPFVMIDMINLQSVDVDLENNSAWVQGGANIGEVYYGIAKKSSILGFPGGVRGTVGVTGLISGGGYGAMVRKYGLAADNVIDIRMINVNGEILDRKSMGEDLFWAIRGGIASSFGIIVAWNLKLVDVPETVTIFSVARTLEQGATDLVHQWQYVAPKIDRDLYIRIQIKAVNLNQDGSKRTIVVSFESLFLGGVDKLLSIMQISFPELDLVKDDCREVSWLKSYLWFANV; encoded by the coding sequence ATGAAGGCACTGTTCTCGTATTCACTCTTGTCATTTCTTGTTTCGATTCTTTTGTTTCTGTATTGTGCTGAAATGTCGGGCCAGGCTTCGTATATAGCTTTTCTTCAATGTTTGAATGATCAGTCAGATCATTTATATCCAATATCAGAATTGTTGTTTACCCCGGAGAATTCTTCGTACACATCCATCTTGCAGCTTGGATTAAGAAATCTTCGATTCACATCACCTGAGTTCCTTAAGCCTTTGGTTATTGTTACACCAGTCCATGAGTCCCAAATACAGTCAGTTGTCAACTGTGCTAGAGAACACCGTGTGCATATCAGGATTCGGTGTGGAGGTCATGACTTTGAGGGTCTTTCTTACACGATACGTGTCCCATTTGTTATGATTGACATGATAAATCTTCAGTCTGTCGATGTTGATTTGGAAAACAACTCTGCCTGGGTTCAAGGTGGTGCAAATATCGGGGAAGTTTATTATGGGATTGCTAAAAAGAGTAGCATCCTTGGCTTTCCAGGAGGTGTGCGGGGCACTGTTGGTGTCACTGGACTAATCAGTGGTGGAGGATATGGAGCTATGGTAAGAAAGTATGGTCTTGCTGCTGACAATGTAATTGATATCCGGATGATTAATGTAAATGGTGAAATTCTGGATAGAAAATCTATGGGAGAAGATCTTTTTTGGGCCATTAGAGGAGGTATAGCTTCTAGTTTTGGTATCATAGTCGCGTGGAACTTGAAGCTAGTTGATGTGCCAGAGACTGTTACTATATTTTCTGTTGCAAGGACTTTAGAGCAAGGTGCTACTGACCTTGTTCATCAGTGGCAATATGTTGCTCCCAAAATTGATAGAGATTTATACATAAGAATCCAAATAAAAGCAGTGAATTTAAATCAAGATGGATCAAAGAGAACTATAGTTGTTTCTTTTGAATCCTTGTTTCTTGGAGGGGTTGATAAACTACTTTCTATAATGCAAATCAGCTTCCCGGAACTGGACTTGGTAAAAGATGACTGCAGAGAAGTCAGTTGGCTTAAATCTTATCTTTGGTTTGCTAATGTTTAG